The Mus musculus strain NOD/MrkTac chromosome 11 genomic contig, GRCm38.p6 alternate locus group NOD/MrkTac MMCHR11_NOD_IDD4_2 DNA window GTCACAGGGCCCCACGCTCCAGACAAAGAAACTAAGAGATGCTGGCAAAGGGAGAATATGTTTTGCATAAGAATGAATCCCCTAACTGGTTGTCCAATATCAAGTGGTAAGCCCTGAAATgtttcatatacatacaagtgATACCTAATGGACACAGCAGGttgtattcatgtatttatgcatttatgtattcatagaagctatgaatttgagagggaagaggcagaaagagcattagatggagaaaagggaagggttgaaataatgtaattataatttaattacaatttttttaaaagtcactagGCTGCACAAGAGCTTCTGACAACCAGAGCCCCCAGTAAGTCCAGGATGGATCAGGCCTAAATGAcagccacagcaatagaaattgtTCATAACTTTTTGACAGCTCTTCCTTGATTTGCTGgatattattagatatttagtCAATTAAGACCCATCtgctttaattaaaaattaaaaactgttaATCCTTTATTGATGATAAAGTATCTCTGCTTTGTGTTCTTTTCTGCCTTTGGATTCCTTTCTTGGAGGATGGTGGAACAAGGACCAGAATGGAAGTCAGAAATGATCTTCACCCATCAGCTGTTTCATTATCTGTAGGGTCCTGATGTTTACAGAGCTATACAAGTATGTTCAGGAGGAAACCAGTCCAGGGATTTTCACCCTGTCATTCCAGGATATGTAGTGGAAAATGGAATTGGCCAGTATATCCTTCAAGTGTTCATGGAAAGTTGGAGGGCTCAGGATCTTTAACTTGCCTGTGTGCAGTATTTATGGGGTGTGGGAAGTATGCACATGAGGTGCAAAGTCCAGGAACTCCATACATGTTCAGGCCAGATGGTCATGGGGTGGTGGAAGCGTGAGTGGGAGCACAGGGTCTTCAGATCTCAAACCTGCCTGTGTAGGGTGGTCAAGGGGCTCTTGGGGGAGAGAAGTGAGTGCAAAAGGTAGGTAGGCTGGAACCTCTAACCTATCTGGAATTGGTGTTTGTAGAACCAGGGAAATGTTACAAGTGATTTTTTAGTAATTATGACACAATGCCCATAagcttataaaaatatatttgaaaacataaaatataaaacttgCAGTTAGTGGAAgatggaaaaacaaataaaagtaaaagaaagaatagCATATTGGGAGACTGGGATTGCTTGCAGAATATACAACAGAGTTTCTTCAAATCAATGTGAAAATTATTAATAGTCTATATAAATGATAGAAGAGGAATACAAAAAGATGAATCCCAACAAAGTAGCACCAATGGGTTACATTACCAAGCTCAGTCTGCCATACAAAATATTGTCCTGAGTGGCTTAAGCAGAAGAAATGCATTTTGCTACAGTTCTAGAGACACAAATTCCAAGATCCAGCTGCTCCCATAGTCAGGATCTGATAAAGTGTCTTCTCTTGACTGGCAGACACCTTTCTACTGCATCTCTGCATGCTAGAGAGCAAGGGTGGGAGGGGTTCTGAGTCTCATAAGGCTGCCTTATTGGATTAGGACCCCAACACCCTTTTTTAACCTTGATCTCTTACACCTTTTGGGAGGGAGGCtgaaaattcaattttttttatttttgagaatttcatacatatatacaattattTTAATCATGTCTACCTCCATCACCCCCACTGGATTTGCCATGGATTCCTGCCCCAACATGTCTGCCTCCTAGGTTCACGTCCTCTTTTCCTTTGTAAAGAGATATACCACTGTGTCTAATTAGTGTTGCCCATAAGTACATGGTTGTATTGTAATCCACTGGGGCATGTTTACTTTCTAATTAACATATCTCTAGATAAGTCACATTGTGGATGGAAGGGTCTGGGATTCTATAGATGAGTTGTGAAGGAATCATGATTTAACTCATAtcatgaaaattaaatatttgatgATATAACCAAACATAGGTGAACCTCCAAAACTGCATCTCAAGATaacaatttttatattataatgatttttaattatttgcagTTAAGCATTAAAAGagtttatttataacagccattGTTACCAAACATTTGGAGATCAGTTTTGCTTATCATTGGAATAATAAAATAGTGTAAAATTTGTATAgagtaaaagaaatatatatatatatatatatatatatatataatataaatttttatttccttcagctTGGGACTTGTGTTTATCATAACTTATAGAAAGATTTGaataataaaacaatagaataataaaacaaatctctAAAGAAAAATCTTGATATTGAATgcattgtggttttgttttggttttggtttggttttatttttatttttatttttcttgagacagggcctcttgcagcccaggttggcctcagagtTGATGTCAAAGAGAAGATTGAATTTCTTATCCTCTTGCTTCCACTGTCAAGTGCTGGATTACACATGTATACCAGCACACCCAGTTTATACTGTGTTTTCTTCCCTCCTGTTCACCCTCATGCCAAGTCTCGCTTTCCTGTGAGTACCCTCCTCAGGGCACCCTGCACATCAGGGTTCCTAAGGCTGTAGATAAGTGGGTTCAGCATGGGACTGATGACAGTGTTGAGGATGCCAATGCCCTTGTCCTTGTCTGAAGCCTCCACTGACCCCAGCCGCATGTAGCTGAAGACCCCTGTCCCATAGAAGATGCCTACCACAGTGAGGTGAGAGCTGCAGGTGGAGAAGGCTTTCTTCCTGCCCTCTGAAGATTGGATTCTCAAAACTGCAGCTGCCACATGGATGTAAGAGGTGACAATGAGAATCACAGGTGCACCAGCCATGAGGACACCCAGACCAAAGAGCAGCAGCTCATTGAGCTGGGTACTGGAGCAGGACAGCTGGAAGAGCTGAGGCAGGTCACAATAGAAGTGATTGATCACATTGGGGCCGCAGAAGTTAAGTGTGGATATGGCCACAGTGTGGGTCAGTGCATTGCTGAAGGCACAAGCCCAGGACGTGGCCACCAAGATCCTCTGGACGGTGTGGTTCATTCGGGTGCTGTAAGTGAGGGGCCGGCAGATGGCCAGGAATCGGTCATAAGCCATGGCTGTCAATAGGAAGCAGTCAACTCCAGCCAGCTGATGAAAGAAGAAGAGCTGTGTGAGGCAGGCTCCATAGGGAACTGTGCGCTTGTGGGACAAGAGACGACCCAACATTGATGGGACAGTGACACTGATGCAGCCGACATCCAACATGGACAGATTCCCCAGAAagaagtacatgggggtgtgGAGTTTGGGTTCCACAAATACAGCTGCCAGGATGCTTAGGTTGCCCCCAACTGTGAGCAAGTAGGCGAAGAGGAAGACTACAAAGATGACTGGCTGCAGCCCTGCTGTCTCTACCAAGCCCAGAAGAATGAACTCTGTAACTGCTGTTCCATTGCTCTCAAACTTGGACTCCATGAATTCCTGTTATAAGACATTTCAGAGTAGAAACAATCTCTCTTTACtgtaattaattaataaacaatACACTGGTCCACCTCCATATGCTAAGCCTGAGGGTAAACTTCTGTGTATGCTGGGGATGTTTGCTCTCCTCTAGCCCTTACTGGCTCCAGTTCTGCTTTTAGCTGGACTCTTCACCTGTCAGTTGCTTGATGGTACCATTGCCTTAGACATTTCTCCCCACACCATGAGAGGTAgttaatggataaagaaaatgttgtatatacatgcaatggaaaaaataaaacaaagcagaaattgcCAACAGTAAAACTGTCTAAGTAAAACTCAAGAGAGAAACAAACGCATAGGAAACTCAGCATTGGGAGAAAAATCAGTGAAGTAGGTAAATGTCGTTAAAGTTGGCCATGGTGACACACGAGACTGACAATCAGCCTAGGCAACACAGTGAGGGGGAAAGACAaagggagagggacagacaggaagggagagagacaaggAGAAGGATTATACAAAACTCAAGTTTTTCTAAATCAATAATCAACTATGAAATCTAAATGTCTTGACTTGTAATATATGCCACAATTTGATATAAATCAAGAAATAGCAGCCCACAAATAAAATTTTGCCTAAAACATGTATACCGACACCTAGAAAAAATGAATAGTACAAAAATGTCCCTCAGTTCCACCAACACATAGGAAGTGGGAGCTTTGAGATTTATATCCCTATACTTTTCTTTTAATCCCAAATGAGCTATAAGGAGTCATATTCGTCCTATGGTCACAATGTATTATATACTCATGTgttttatatgtgtacatacacacacgtgcgcacacattCATGTGCTAGTTCCTCAGGCTCAGAGGCCCCTCATGGCAGAGTGACTGactgcccctcttctcttccctgtcaCAGGCTTGAGGTGCTGTTCTTCAGAAGATTCAAGTTTCAGATTCCTACAAGAATTTTTCAATGTTCTATGACGTGACAAAATAGCATTTATTCCATTCCCTGTTTTTGTAAAATCCACTAATAACAAAACAACCTGCTGGTTTCCCGGTTCCCATCGGCATGGATCTGTTTGGGTTCTGCAGTGTGAGGTATGGCCTGCTTTACATGGTGTGTGTGCTTAAGCAGACGAGCACTGTCAGAACATTTATCTTCTATCTATCAAGACAATTCCTTCCTTTGACATCActcttgtgattattttgtttcctgcAGCTGTCAACTTATTTGTTTTTCTCGTTTTTATTAGTTCTTAGAGGACCTCATAGAATGCATTTTGATGATAGTCACCTCTATTCCCACTCCTCCCAGatctgtccctccttccctgttCAACTTTGTttcctcctgttttgttttgttttgttttgttttgagctatCTAGTACTGTTTATGCTGCCTGTATGCTCTTGGATATACAGCCTCCACTGGGGGATATGCCTGTCAGAAGCCATGTCCATGCAAATTTAATTTCTAATCATCTATGTCTTCATTAAAATTACCCTTGATATTCTTACATAATTTTTATtacgacgacgacgatgatgatgatgatgatgatgatgatgatgatgatgatgatgaagttcCCTTGCCAATTTCTTGGCACCATGCCTGAGGCTTTTTAGGtggatactgggaatcaaactcagtccCTTATGTGTGTTTAGCAAGCCctgtactgactgagccatctaccAATCTCTGTATTCATCAAATACCTGGTTTTCTATCTTGAAAATTTGAACTTCTTAGGTGTGTTTTTGTATGACTGCTAACCTCCAAATCTCCAGGACaccatcagaggaaagatttgtatGAGGAATGTAGCAATGTGTCCACTGGTCAGACCAGTCAAGATGGCTCTTCTAGACAGGCATCTAAGAGGACCACCCTAAGTCTAGGcattacacacatacagaggaatGAAACTGGGTCCCTATTCCTCACTATGAGTGGAAAAAGAGCTAAAAATGCACCAAAAGACCCAAAGAAAAGATATGAAACTTCTAGGAGACAACAGGAGAAACACTGCAAGACAGCAATATTGGCAAGGTGGTTTTTGGATAAGCCCCCCATGCCCCAAGCACATGCACAGCCAAGTGGGATTATGTTCAGATCAGAAGCTGCAACATGGTAAGAGAAATGGGACATATAAGGAACTTGGAAGATTCAATAGCAAACACCCAAGTCCTCTAGTCTACTTCCTTTCTATTAGGAGTTATACCTTTAAGTTCAGATTTCACATTGAGGACTACTAACTGCTTCACAACAAGCCAATCCTGTGAAAGAGTCTGAATAGCAATCCtcaaaagaagacacacacatgGCCAATGTTAGTTATGTCTTAACCTAAAAAGCTTTAAAAGGCACAAAATGTCCAGCTATTCATGCAACAGATACAGAGAACTATTCTTATAAAAAACTAACATGGCACTTTGGACATTTTCTTCTGGAGGTTATTGGAGATGGAGGGTGATGAAACATGAGTTGCCTCATGCATTTAAGAGGGACACCAGCATTGGCTCAAACTTCCAGAGGTCTACTTCATATTCTACCACTGACAGAGTTCTGATGTTGTGAATGTTGCTGAACCATCATACAAGGAGGCTGTGGGGCTAAATTAATTCTGAACCTTTCCTGATGTATAACTGTGTGCTCAACACAGTACAAATGACAGAGggcaatgtttttaaaaaataaccacttaatttttaaacaaataagaattatcattatttctttgtgtgtgtgtgtgtacacacataggtccatgcatgtgtgcatggcatATGTGCTATGGTGTTATGTGCATAGGTCAGGGGATGActtgagggagtcagttctctcattCTACCATGTGGGATCTTGGAGATTGAACTCATGTCATTGAATATGTCAACAAGTGTGTATACCTTCTGGACCATCTTTCTGGCCCATGGAGTGCAATCTTAGTGACATATAGCTAAAAATTGTTCCATTTCTTTTGCCAAGGGAAATGTTGGCTGTTAGTATGATGCCTGTCTATACATGCTTTGCAATGTCTCCAATTAGAAGTTTCCCTTAcagccatccttttttttttttttttttttacagttctcTCTGGAGCAGGTCTGACTCTATCTACCACACTGATCCAGCAGACCCTgtggccacctctcctctcctaGCCAGCAATTGGCCtcctaatgctgcaatcctttaaCAAATACAGTtcttcaggttgtggtgacctccaaacataaaattattatgtTGCTATTTCATACCCGTAACTTTGCTGCTttcataaatcataatgtaaatatctgatacacaaAGTGTCTGATATGTGAGCCCAAAGGGGACATGATCCATAGATTGAGAACTACTGTGCTAGACACTGAAGACACACCCTAACTATACAGTTAATTTTCTATATACAACTTAGTTAAAGCagcagatatgggcacagggatcCTTGGCAGAGTGCCAATCAAAATCCAAAATGAAGGGTCCACAATATAGTGACTATGTGTCTGCTGTGTCTGTGAGTAAGGTAGGGTAACACAATTTGCTAACTCTTACattgtctaaaatccccttaaatcaATGGTCACATTCACTGGGTCATCTTGTGGATCCTAACCATAGACCTAGAAGTTATTCCATATGTGTCACAAGAATTGGCATACTAATGGGAGTAAGATAACTCCAAGGCATATCAAAAAACCAAAGCATAAAGTACCTCCTGCTTGCTCTCTGCAATACAGTCTAACTAAAATTACAAAGtgctcttttgtttcttctatccACAACTGTTTCATCTAGAATGATTTCTTATTCCTAACTCTAAACTTTTTTGAATGAAAATACACATCCCCTATGGGGGTCACCCTGCTTTCCACTGCTTCCCGCTAACCTACTCTAGCATCTTTGTCTCTGCCACCCTCTTGTATGGCCACTTCTCTGTAGGACACAGCTGTGTTCCTTCATGGCTTATGGGAGGGAAGACATTCAGCTGTCTTAGCTTCATATTCTCAATACCTAGTTTATATGCAGTAGATTTTCAGTATTTCCAAAATAAATGCTGAATGAACTTTAGAACTAAAGCCACGAGACCAACATGACTTCAGTGAGAAGGGACACTGGACTGGGCTGAAGGGGCTGAGGAGGTCTCTTGGCTGAGCCAGAAACTATGCAAAATGAGAAAGTGATGTGTTTATAGGAAGTACAAGCTTGAGTGAAAGGCACAGATGCACTGCTGTGggattttttaatctttgtttctaTGAGATGTTTCTAAGGACTCATTAGGAAGAATTCAAACAACTGACTTATTCAcgcatgattttttttcccaaacagcCCCCCAAAATTTGTCAATTAGGAGGGCAAGGCCCTATGAATAAATAAGGCCAAACCAGAAGAGTGAAGCTCACAGAGAATCCCATGACCTCTGTTCTGTGCAGGTGGAACTTACTTGTCATTCCCAAGATTCTGGGATGAGCTAGGTCTGTACATCCAAGAGGTTGGTCTCACACAAGGCTACTGTAGTGATCTTGGCAGGAAAGTCCTCCTGCCATTCTCATGCATCCAGCCTGAGATGCAGGCCTTCTTAAATTGAGCCTTAAGGACTCTCTGATGTCCCAACCAAACTCTAAGGGTCTGATGGAGAGTCTCAGTCAGGCCCTCTGATGAAGTCAAGATGGCTGGGTCCAGGCAGAAAGGCTGGATTCTCTGAATGTGCTCATCCCCCATTAGAAACAATAAGTAAGCAGGTTTCACCCAGGGAATCTGCCAGATGACAGAAGGGCCCTGGCAAGGGTGACTACCCACCCCTGCCCAGCTTTTTGTTTCATTCAATGGGTTATCTAAACAAGACTTGAATCCTCTGAAATAAGATTCTTTCTCATTTGGTAGCAGCTCCAGTGACTTCTCAAGGAGCAAAAGGGAGCTCCCAGGAGTACTCACTTACCTGTTGCAAGTCCTGAGCTAGGTAAGGCTTctctggaagagaaaggagagagggaggcactGTACAGGCCCTAGTCCCAGGGAGCAAGGCGGGGTCATACATGAGGAAAGAAGTAAAATGGAGATGAGATCATCCCACTGTGGGGCTCCATCCACCATAGCATCACTCTCTAGGGACCTCAGAAATTAGCCCTCCCAGGAAGGAAGAGTTTAGGGAGCTGCAATCCAAAAAGTAACCCATGTTTTTAATGAACCAAATAATAATGCTTTGTGACATTTAactattgaagaaaaaaaaaagtcctcacaCCCCATCCCCTGTTCTACCTCTCATTAATTCCATGAGAGTAACGAGGGAGTTTAGCAACCccgtttttctttatttttaaagatttatttatttattttatgtatatgagtacaccattgctctcttaagacacaccagaagagggcatcagattctattacagatggttgtgagccaccatgtggtcactgggaattgaactcaggacctctggaagaacagttggtgctcttaactgttgagccatctctccagcccagcaatcCCGTTTTTCACATGAGGATTATGAAGTCTAGTGTATTCATTCTCTCCAGTCACTGTGGAACTAAGGACGATGCCTAAGTGAGTTGTTCTATGCTGTCTCTGAGAATCCTAAGCAGAGAAAACCAGGTCCCAGGTGGAATGACCTAGCAATGGGAAGGGGGCacaagaaaaagagacaaaaggaAGATGCTTTCTCGAGACTCACATGCCTAATGAGTGCCACATGAAGGTAGCATCTTTCCCCCTCAGGATGCTGTTAGCAGGGTCCTAGGGTGCATGGAAGGGTCTCATGAGGGGAAGGCAGTAGAAGACCTGAGCTGTTAGGATGGTCCAACCCAGAAATGCCACTGCACACTGATTTTCCAGGGCCTTATAAGCTGAAGGTCCCAATGATGAGATTAATACAGATGGGATGGGATCTTagtccagcccccccccccacctaagTGCACCTCGGCTAAACAGGACTTTCCTATCATGGTAGAGGATGTGCCTTCCTTGGGCACAGgacctttcttcccttttcatgATTTCTAGGGCAGCCTGGTATGGGATGAAAAGCAGCCAGACCCGCTGATCTTCTCAATGAAAATAGAGTACCATTTCATCTACCCAGGGTTGACCTGAAAATCAAATTAAACATACACAAAGTGCATACTAAGGAATCAACAAATACTATGAatgataaaataacaaaaaccgATTGTTATTTTGCTgatgtatcttaatcttcataaAAGCTCCTTTTTAAAtcttgtttattagatattttctttatttatatttcaaatgcataAAAGCTCTTTCATGTAGCCTCAGTATTTGCCCAACTACAGGGAAGGAAACAGGCTCAGAGGAGCTTTACTGGTTTGCCCAGTGTTGATGCAGCAGAGCAGGGACTCAAATTTCCAAATCAAGTTTTGAcagtttttcttctcttcttccaacTGCTGAGAAACACAATTTTGTCCATTTTACCTACCCTCCGTGATTCTGTTTCTACCTTCAAGACTGAGGTTTGTGTCGGCTCTATCACATGCAGTCCTGGATCTCTCCATCTGTATGATGTTAGCCAGTGGGAAGGGGTGAGAGGCCACATACTCACCGTCAGATATTTGTAGTTCATCTTGTGCAAGTGTTCAGTGTCTGCCTCATTAGGGATAGGGTGCATGGAGCCTGGCACCCACAAGCAAGGCATGCTAATTCCAGTGTCAGGAATTCTATCTAAAAGCTACCATCACCTACACAGTAGCATTCTTAGTACTTGACTGTTCTGCCCATCACAACATATCTTAGAAGAAAACATGTCATATTTGATTAAAATTAGAGAAACGAATCCAAACATCAAATCAGAAGGCCTAGAAATACTCTGTGTAAACTTGATATATACCATGCATCCATCTAGAGAATGATGTATTCAGGGGTAGGAAAATGGGCAGGCCTTTCAGTAAACAGTGCTGTAAGAATCCAAGATCtatagaggaaaaacaaacaaacaaaaacaatgacttccTTGTCATATACtcaaaaatggaaaaatgttttcaGTTTCAGGTACTGAGATacttatattaaaaaatgaaagtgcAAAAATATTAAGACAGGTGTGGCAGTGCCTATAGGTCCAGCACTCGGAGGTGGAAGTAGGatgatcaggaatttaaggtcatcctcagctatatactGAGTCTAAGGCCAACCTATGCTACATAGaccttttctaaaacaaaacatgcctagcaaaaatttaaatatattctgtAAAATAAAGTTATGATCTTTTGCAAGGTTACTATTTAAACTTACTTTATCAGCATACGCTTTGTGACTCTCTCTTTGCACAATTTTTGTCCCTGTTTCTGTTCCTATTGTCcctgtttttcttctctccttgatCTCCCTAATACTAAAGACTTTTTGCACTACGTTCATGACTTCAGACCTGACTTCCTCCAACTTTTGTAACATCTTTTGAGTATCAGAGGCTGACTGCATCACAAAGGCTATGTTCATAGATTGCTAGTTTTCTAGGGCCCCCAGATTAATCATGATATATTCTTACTCAGCATTGAGGGGTCACTCCAAGAAACCAGCACAGGATTCCTCACTTCCTTGGAGAACTTCAGAGACCTTAGAGAGATTAATTGGCTTTCCAGTGGTTCTCATTCTAGTCAGGAAGGCATGACAGTGGGCATCTAGAGGTTCATTAGTGTTGGGATCCCAATTAGGTTGAGTAGAAGGAAGGGTTTGCTTATCTGTCTCCTCCATGGTTGCCGGAAGAACAGATAGGCAAACTCAGACAGAGAGACTCACTGCTGGACCAGAGTCTACACCAGCTGCCAGAACTCCAGTCCCCAACTCAGGCAGAAACTACTTGCTGGACTAGAGACCACATTGGCTGCCAGAACCCCAATAGAAGACCCACACACAGACCTCTTCCACTGTCTTCATGACCCCCACTATCTACAATCACCACTCCCCTCTTAATCACTGTGCCCCACCACAAACTCGGTTAGAGCCCCACTGTTGGGCCAAGGTCACACTAGCTGCCAGAGGTCTAGCACTCAACTCAGACAGAGACTCCTTGCTGGACCAGAGGTTATGCTGTCTGACAGAAATCCAAGCCACAAAGACCAAACTGGAAACaagaaccaaggaacaaaacatatataacaaatataaactcagaaatcaggaCCTAGACATATGATAACCACAAACACAGATGGCTAGATGCCAGTgtaagaacaaaatcaacaacagcCAGAGCAAAATGtcaccaccagagcccagctatcctatcACAGCAAGCCCTCAATATTCTAACACCACTGAATGCAAGAAAATGAACTTAAAACTAACTTTATGGAGATGATAGTGGtcctaaaagattaaataaagaaatcctttaaataaatacaggaaaacacaaacaaactatTGAAGTAAATGTATTTaagaaataaatcctttaaagaaagccaaaaaaaaagttgaaggaaagaaataaaattgttcaagaccttaaaaatgaaaatagaagtaataaagaaaacacaaactgaggaattctggaaatggaaaatccAGATACGTGAACAGGACCTACtaacacaagcatcaccaacagcatataagaaatggaagaaaaatctcaggcattgaaggtatgatagaagaaatagaaacactggtcaaagaaaatgttaaatctaacttcaggaaatctaggacactatgaaaagataaATCctgagaata harbors:
- the Olfr411 gene encoding olfactory receptor 411 — translated: MESKFESNGTAVTEFILLGLVETAGLQPVIFVVFLFAYLLTVGGNLSILAAVFVEPKLHTPMYFFLGNLSMLDVGCISVTVPSMLGRLLSHKRTVPYGACLTQLFFFHQLAGVDCFLLTAMAYDRFLAICRPLTYSTRMNHTVQRILVATSWACAFSNALTHTVAISTLNFCGPNVINHFYCDLPQLFQLSCSSTQLNELLLFGLGVLMAGAPVILIVTSYIHVAAAVLRIQSSEGRKKAFSTCSSHLTVVGIFYGTGVFSYMRLGSVEASDKDKGIGILNTVISPMLNPLIYSLRNPDVQGALRRVLTGKRDLA